Part of the uncultured Desulfobacter sp. genome, CGTTTACCTGAATCAATGGTAAGTTATCAGATATGTTTTGGTATAACGAAGAGATAGAACCACTTGAATCAAAGCCGGTCCCTCCAAAAGGTCAAACGCCCAGACTGCTGTTTTACGGCAGTTCGTCCCTGCGCTTGTGGCCCGATCCCCGGCATGATTTCCCGGAATTTGAAGTGATCAACCAGGCGTTTGGCGGGTCCACCCTGGCCGCCTGTTGTTGGTTTTTTACACGATTGGTACCCCGGTTTCATCCGGATCTGCTTGTTTTTTATGCCGGGGATAATGACCTGGGTGAAAATCGTCATCCCGAAGAGGTGTTTATCTGTTTTAAATATTTGATGACGTTAATTGACCGGCATTTGGGAGACATACCCGTTGCCTTTATTTCGGTGAAACCAAGCATTGTCAGACAAAATCTGATCAATTCAATTAAATTTACAAACACCATTATTCGCAACGAAATAGACGCGGTTTATCCCCATTGCACCTTTGTTGATATATTTGATTCAATGTCCCAGGCCAATGATCAAAACATATTATTTGAAGACGACGGGTTGCATCTAAGCGC contains:
- a CDS encoding GDSL-type esterase/lipase family protein, with product MFWYNEEIEPLESKPVPPKGQTPRLLFYGSSSLRLWPDPRHDFPEFEVINQAFGGSTLAACCWFFTRLVPRFHPDLLVFYAGDNDLGENRHPEEVFICFKYLMTLIDRHLGDIPVAFISVKPSIVRQNLINSIKFTNTIIRNEIDAVYPHCTFVDIFDSMSQANDQNILFEDDGLHLSANGYAVWKRLLKEQFLDRFVGS